A window of the Haloquadratum walsbyi C23 genome harbors these coding sequences:
- the cas5b gene encoding type I-B CRISPR-associated protein Cas5b, producing MQSQLDDHADESTSQDTEATPDSLPDQCLSFRLSGPWGHFRRVEGNTVKTTYRIIPRTTVAGLLAAVLGIGRNQYYDLFGPESSAMSIEPVSELRTMNLPVNNLTTSQEGLKGVNTRGKVSVYYPDPTEDRQRTNYEVLVEPEYRIDLWLGDEERYDELREYLSEGKSYYTPSLGLSEYLADIEYLGEYEVTAVAQSEPHAVDSAVPDPDGVIPEPNVNYGTERSPAFMERTTTSGEFSGRRTTSYLTYTYSPDGDALTVSDTAAASVDNRTVVFR from the coding sequence ATGCAATCACAACTGGACGACCACGCCGACGAGAGTACGAGCCAGGATACTGAGGCGACTCCCGATTCCCTTCCAGATCAGTGCCTGTCGTTTCGGCTATCCGGTCCGTGGGGACATTTCCGCCGGGTTGAGGGGAACACAGTGAAAACCACCTACCGAATCATCCCCAGAACAACTGTTGCTGGTCTTTTGGCCGCCGTTCTGGGTATCGGGCGAAACCAGTATTACGACCTGTTCGGTCCTGAATCATCTGCGATGTCTATTGAGCCGGTGAGCGAACTACGAACGATGAATCTCCCCGTGAATAACCTCACCACCTCACAAGAAGGGCTAAAAGGAGTCAATACGCGGGGCAAGGTCAGCGTCTACTATCCAGATCCAACAGAGGACAGGCAGCGAACGAATTACGAAGTCCTCGTTGAACCCGAGTACAGAATCGATCTTTGGCTTGGTGACGAGGAAAGATACGACGAACTTCGAGAGTACCTCTCGGAAGGCAAATCATACTACACGCCGTCGCTTGGCCTGTCCGAATACTTGGCTGATATCGAATACCTCGGCGAATACGAAGTAACAGCGGTAGCACAATCCGAGCCGCATGCTGTCGATTCCGCAGTTCCAGACCCTGATGGCGTGATACCGGAACCGAACGTCAACTATGGAACGGAACGCTCACCCGCATTCATGGAACGGACGACAACGTCCGGTGAGTTCTCGGGACGGCGAACAACGAGTTACCTGACATATACGTATAGCCCGGATGGAGACGCACTCACCGTCTCAGATACAGCAGCGGCAAGCGTTGATAACCGAACTGTGGTGTTCCGATGA